One window of the Pieris brassicae chromosome Z, ilPieBrab1.1, whole genome shotgun sequence genome contains the following:
- the LOC123718456 gene encoding H(+)/Cl(-) exchange transporter 5 isoform X4: protein MSLSTTVFSGTSQGNGHGDPSGEDDMVNINTGSQRAADTPTTPTSHGTFQLYEHGTRYSDASATSYIAQYFSSSSGDAVMFSGLPGEADDIPGIGQYEDFHTIDWQRDIARDRMRHRYIVKKRQDSIWDLIKGAHDAWSGWVCVLLVGICTGVVAGVIDIGASWMTDLKFGICPQAFWFNREQCCWSNDEITFDRENCSEWLTWPQVFGESRDGPGAYIISYLFYIVWALTFAALSASLVRMFAPYACGSGIPEIKTILSGFIIRGYLGKWTLIIKSVGLILSVSSGLSLGKEGPMVHIACCLGNILSYLFPKYGRNEAKKREILSAAAAAGVSVAFGAPIGGVLFSLEEVSYYFPLKTLWRSFFCALIAAFILRSINPFGNEHLVLFYVEYNKPWKFFELIPFVGLGIIGGCIATIFIKANIYWCRYRKYSKLGQYPVMEVLVITLVTAIIAYPNPYTRMNTSQLIYLLFNQCGISNTPICDYKRNFTDLNTIENAVAGDGVYRAMWLLTLALILKLVMTVFTFGIKVPCGLFIPSLALGAIPGRIVGIGVEQLANKYPKSWLFSGECSSDDDCITPGLYAMVGAAAVLGGVTRMTVSLVVIMFELTGGVRYIVPLMAAAMASKWVGDALGKQGIYDAHIALNGYPFLDSKDEFQHTSLAADVMQPKRNETLSVITQDSMTVDDVETLLKETEHNGYPVVVSKESQYLVGFVLRRDLNLAIANARRTIEGITGQSVVIFAVGGGPTLASPTGPPPLPLARILDLAPITVTDQTPMETVVDMFRKLGLRQTLVTHNGRLLGVITKKDVLRHVKQMDNEDPNSVLFN from the exons ATGA GTCTTTCCACAACAGTTTTTTCT GGTACTAGTCAGGGAAACGGTCACGGTGATCCAAGCGGAGAGGATGACATGGTGAACATTAATACAGGGTCGCAGCGCGCGGCCGATACACCTACTACACCCACTAGCCACGGTACCTTCCAGTTATATGAACATGGCACGAGGTACAGCGACGCGAGTGCTACCT CATACATCGCTCAATACTTCAGTTCGTCGTCCG GGGACGCCGTGATGTTCTCTGGGCTGCCAG GTGAAGCTGATGATATTCCTGGTATCGGTCAGTATGAAGATTTCCACACAATTGATTGGCAAAGAGATATTGCCAGGGATCGTATGCGTCATAGGTACATAGTCAAAAAGAGGCAGGACTCCATATGGGATCTTATAAAA gGAGCACACGATGCATGGTCAGGATGGGTGTGCGTTCTTCTAGTGGGTATTTGCACTGGTGTGGTAGCGGGTGTGATAGACATTGGCGCATCATGGATGACAGATCTCAAGTTTGGCATCTGTCCACAAGCCTTCTGGTTCAACAGGGAACAATGCTGTTGGTCCAATGATGAAATCACTTTTGATCGTGAGAATTGTTCAGag TGGTTGACATGGCCGCAAGTATTTGGCGAATCCAGGGATGGTCCCGGCGCCTATATTATCAGCTATTTATTCTACATTGTGTGGGCGTTGACTTTTGCGGCTTTGTCAGCTTCACTTGTGCGTATGTTCGCTCCCTACGCTTGTGGATCTG GTATACCTGAGATCAAAACAATCTTGAGCGGTTTCATCATTCGAGGATACTTAGGCAAGTGGACGTTGATCATAAAGTCAGTTGGTTTGATCCTCTCCGTCTCATCGGGCTTATCACTTGGCAAAGAAGGGCCTATGGTTCATATTGCTTGTTGTTTGG GTAATATATTATCGTATTTGTTCCCAAAGTACGGGCGCAATGAAGCCAAGAAGCGTGAGATTTTATCAGCGGCTGCAGCCGCTGGAGTCTCTGTCGCGTTTGGAGCGCCAATCGGTGGTGTACTTTTCAGTCTTGAAGAG GTGTCGTACTACTTCCCATTGAAGACCCTTTGGCGGTCCTTCTTTTGTGCGTTGATAGCGGCCTTTATTCTCCGTTCTATAAATCCATTTGGCAATGAGCACTTGGTACTCTTCTATGTGGAGTACAATAAACCTTGGAAATTCTTTGAGCTGATTCCTTTTGTCGGTCTTGGTATAATCGGG GGTTGCATAGCAACGATATTTATCAAAGCGAACATCTATTGGTGTCGCTACCGTAAATACTCGAAGTTGGGCCAGTACCCGGTCATGGAGGTTTTGGTGATCACCTTAGTAACTGCTATAATCGCGTATCCCAATCCTTACACCCGTATGAACACCAGCCAGTTGATTTACTTGCTTTTCAACCAATGCGGCATCTCCAACACTCCCATATG CGACTACAAGCGCAACTTTACCGACCTAAACACAATAGAGAATGCGGTGGCAGGTGACGGGGTGTATCGGGCCATGTGGCTCCTCACTCTGGCGCTGATCCTCAAGCTAGTGATGACAGTCTTCACTTTCGGCATCAAGGTGCCTTGCGGTCTCTTCATTCCGAGTCTCGCACTCGGTGCTATTCCAGGAAGGATCGTTGGAATCG GTGTGGAACAGCTCGCGAACAAGTACCCAAAGAGTTGGTTGTTTTCTGGGGAGTGTTCGAGTGACGACGACTGCATCACGCCTGGACTTTACGCTATGGTCGGGGCCGCGGCTGTCCTCGGCGGTGTGACGAGGATGACAG tttCGTTGGTGGTGATAATGTTCGAACTGACGGGTGGCGTTCGGTATATCGTGCCCCTGATGGCTGCCGCTATGGCCTCGAAGTGGGTGGGTGATGCCCTGGGCAAACAAGGGATATACGACGCCCACATAGCCCTTAATGGGTATCCCTTCCTCGATAGCAAAGACGAGTTCCAGCATACGTCGCTCGCCGCTGATGTCATGCAACCAAA ACGGAATGAGACGCTGTCTGTAATCACGCAGGATTCGATGACAGTGGATGATGTGGAAACTCTCCTAAAAGAGACGGAACACAACGGATATCCGGTGGTGGTGTCTAAGGAATCTCAATATCTTGTCGGTTTCGTGCTTAGGAGAGACCTAAATCTAGCGATTG cgAACGCTCGTCGCACCATAGAGGGTATAACGGGTCAATCCGTGGTGATATTCGCTGTTGGGGGCGGCCCCACCCTTGCGAGCCCCACCGGGCCGCCGCCTTTGCCCCTGGCCCGTATCCTCGATCTAGCCCCAATCACGGTCACTGACCAAACACCAATGGAGACCGTGGTGGATATGTTCCGTAAGCTCGGCCTCAGACAGACGCTCGTCACGCACAACGG gcgTTTACTAGGAGTCATCACGAAAAAAGATGTTTTAAGGCACGTGAAGCAAATGGACAATGAAGATCCCAACTCGGTCCTTTTCAATTAG
- the LOC123718456 gene encoding H(+)/Cl(-) exchange transporter 5 isoform X7, which translates to MMEESTLDPGESAPLVGDGVGDAVMFSGLPGEADDIPGIGQYEDFHTIDWQRDIARDRMRHRYIVKKRQDSIWDLIKGAHDAWSGWVCVLLVGICTGVVAGVIDIGASWMTDLKFGICPQAFWFNREQCCWSNDEITFDRENCSEWLTWPQVFGESRDGPGAYIISYLFYIVWALTFAALSASLVRMFAPYACGSGIPEIKTILSGFIIRGYLGKWTLIIKSVGLILSVSSGLSLGKEGPMVHIACCLGNILSYLFPKYGRNEAKKREILSAAAAAGVSVAFGAPIGGVLFSLEEVSYYFPLKTLWRSFFCALIAAFILRSINPFGNEHLVLFYVEYNKPWKFFELIPFVGLGIIGGCIATIFIKANIYWCRYRKYSKLGQYPVMEVLVITLVTAIIAYPNPYTRMNTSQLIYLLFNQCGISNTPICDYKRNFTDLNTIENAVAGDGVYRAMWLLTLALILKLVMTVFTFGIKVPCGLFIPSLALGAIPGRIVGIGVEQLANKYPKSWLFSGECSSDDDCITPGLYAMVGAAAVLGGVTRMTVSLVVIMFELTGGVRYIVPLMAAAMASKWVGDALGKQGIYDAHIALNGYPFLDSKDEFQHTSLAADVMQPKRNETLSVITQDSMTVDDVETLLKETEHNGYPVVVSKESQYLVGFVLRRDLNLAIANARRTIEGITGQSVVIFAVGGGPTLASPTGPPPLPLARILDLAPITVTDQTPMETVVDMFRKLGLRQTLVTHNGRLLGVITKKDVLRHVKQMDNEDPNSVLFN; encoded by the exons atgatggaAGAGTCAACTCTTGATCCGGGGGAGTCGGCGCCACTAGTAGGTGATGGTGTAG GGGACGCCGTGATGTTCTCTGGGCTGCCAG GTGAAGCTGATGATATTCCTGGTATCGGTCAGTATGAAGATTTCCACACAATTGATTGGCAAAGAGATATTGCCAGGGATCGTATGCGTCATAGGTACATAGTCAAAAAGAGGCAGGACTCCATATGGGATCTTATAAAA gGAGCACACGATGCATGGTCAGGATGGGTGTGCGTTCTTCTAGTGGGTATTTGCACTGGTGTGGTAGCGGGTGTGATAGACATTGGCGCATCATGGATGACAGATCTCAAGTTTGGCATCTGTCCACAAGCCTTCTGGTTCAACAGGGAACAATGCTGTTGGTCCAATGATGAAATCACTTTTGATCGTGAGAATTGTTCAGag TGGTTGACATGGCCGCAAGTATTTGGCGAATCCAGGGATGGTCCCGGCGCCTATATTATCAGCTATTTATTCTACATTGTGTGGGCGTTGACTTTTGCGGCTTTGTCAGCTTCACTTGTGCGTATGTTCGCTCCCTACGCTTGTGGATCTG GTATACCTGAGATCAAAACAATCTTGAGCGGTTTCATCATTCGAGGATACTTAGGCAAGTGGACGTTGATCATAAAGTCAGTTGGTTTGATCCTCTCCGTCTCATCGGGCTTATCACTTGGCAAAGAAGGGCCTATGGTTCATATTGCTTGTTGTTTGG GTAATATATTATCGTATTTGTTCCCAAAGTACGGGCGCAATGAAGCCAAGAAGCGTGAGATTTTATCAGCGGCTGCAGCCGCTGGAGTCTCTGTCGCGTTTGGAGCGCCAATCGGTGGTGTACTTTTCAGTCTTGAAGAG GTGTCGTACTACTTCCCATTGAAGACCCTTTGGCGGTCCTTCTTTTGTGCGTTGATAGCGGCCTTTATTCTCCGTTCTATAAATCCATTTGGCAATGAGCACTTGGTACTCTTCTATGTGGAGTACAATAAACCTTGGAAATTCTTTGAGCTGATTCCTTTTGTCGGTCTTGGTATAATCGGG GGTTGCATAGCAACGATATTTATCAAAGCGAACATCTATTGGTGTCGCTACCGTAAATACTCGAAGTTGGGCCAGTACCCGGTCATGGAGGTTTTGGTGATCACCTTAGTAACTGCTATAATCGCGTATCCCAATCCTTACACCCGTATGAACACCAGCCAGTTGATTTACTTGCTTTTCAACCAATGCGGCATCTCCAACACTCCCATATG CGACTACAAGCGCAACTTTACCGACCTAAACACAATAGAGAATGCGGTGGCAGGTGACGGGGTGTATCGGGCCATGTGGCTCCTCACTCTGGCGCTGATCCTCAAGCTAGTGATGACAGTCTTCACTTTCGGCATCAAGGTGCCTTGCGGTCTCTTCATTCCGAGTCTCGCACTCGGTGCTATTCCAGGAAGGATCGTTGGAATCG GTGTGGAACAGCTCGCGAACAAGTACCCAAAGAGTTGGTTGTTTTCTGGGGAGTGTTCGAGTGACGACGACTGCATCACGCCTGGACTTTACGCTATGGTCGGGGCCGCGGCTGTCCTCGGCGGTGTGACGAGGATGACAG tttCGTTGGTGGTGATAATGTTCGAACTGACGGGTGGCGTTCGGTATATCGTGCCCCTGATGGCTGCCGCTATGGCCTCGAAGTGGGTGGGTGATGCCCTGGGCAAACAAGGGATATACGACGCCCACATAGCCCTTAATGGGTATCCCTTCCTCGATAGCAAAGACGAGTTCCAGCATACGTCGCTCGCCGCTGATGTCATGCAACCAAA ACGGAATGAGACGCTGTCTGTAATCACGCAGGATTCGATGACAGTGGATGATGTGGAAACTCTCCTAAAAGAGACGGAACACAACGGATATCCGGTGGTGGTGTCTAAGGAATCTCAATATCTTGTCGGTTTCGTGCTTAGGAGAGACCTAAATCTAGCGATTG cgAACGCTCGTCGCACCATAGAGGGTATAACGGGTCAATCCGTGGTGATATTCGCTGTTGGGGGCGGCCCCACCCTTGCGAGCCCCACCGGGCCGCCGCCTTTGCCCCTGGCCCGTATCCTCGATCTAGCCCCAATCACGGTCACTGACCAAACACCAATGGAGACCGTGGTGGATATGTTCCGTAAGCTCGGCCTCAGACAGACGCTCGTCACGCACAACGG gcgTTTACTAGGAGTCATCACGAAAAAAGATGTTTTAAGGCACGTGAAGCAAATGGACAATGAAGATCCCAACTCGGTCCTTTTCAATTAG
- the LOC123718456 gene encoding H(+)/Cl(-) exchange transporter 5 isoform X6, whose translation MVNINTGSQRAADTPTTPTSHGTFQLYEHGTRYSDASATSYIAQYFSSSSGDAVMFSGLPGEADDIPGIGQYEDFHTIDWQRDIARDRMRHRYIVKKRQDSIWDLIKGAHDAWSGWVCVLLVGICTGVVAGVIDIGASWMTDLKFGICPQAFWFNREQCCWSNDEITFDRENCSEWLTWPQVFGESRDGPGAYIISYLFYIVWALTFAALSASLVRMFAPYACGSGIPEIKTILSGFIIRGYLGKWTLIIKSVGLILSVSSGLSLGKEGPMVHIACCLGNILSYLFPKYGRNEAKKREILSAAAAAGVSVAFGAPIGGVLFSLEEVSYYFPLKTLWRSFFCALIAAFILRSINPFGNEHLVLFYVEYNKPWKFFELIPFVGLGIIGGCIATIFIKANIYWCRYRKYSKLGQYPVMEVLVITLVTAIIAYPNPYTRMNTSQLIYLLFNQCGISNTPICDYKRNFTDLNTIENAVAGDGVYRAMWLLTLALILKLVMTVFTFGIKVPCGLFIPSLALGAIPGRIVGIGVEQLANKYPKSWLFSGECSSDDDCITPGLYAMVGAAAVLGGVTRMTVSLVVIMFELTGGVRYIVPLMAAAMASKWVGDALGKQGIYDAHIALNGYPFLDSKDEFQHTSLAADVMQPKRNETLSVITQDSMTVDDVETLLKETEHNGYPVVVSKESQYLVGFVLRRDLNLAIANARRTIEGITGQSVVIFAVGGGPTLASPTGPPPLPLARILDLAPITVTDQTPMETVVDMFRKLGLRQTLVTHNGRLLGVITKKDVLRHVKQMDNEDPNSVLFN comes from the exons ATGGTGAACATTAATACAGGGTCGCAGCGCGCGGCCGATACACCTACTACACCCACTAGCCACGGTACCTTCCAGTTATATGAACATGGCACGAGGTACAGCGACGCGAGTGCTACCT CATACATCGCTCAATACTTCAGTTCGTCGTCCG GGGACGCCGTGATGTTCTCTGGGCTGCCAG GTGAAGCTGATGATATTCCTGGTATCGGTCAGTATGAAGATTTCCACACAATTGATTGGCAAAGAGATATTGCCAGGGATCGTATGCGTCATAGGTACATAGTCAAAAAGAGGCAGGACTCCATATGGGATCTTATAAAA gGAGCACACGATGCATGGTCAGGATGGGTGTGCGTTCTTCTAGTGGGTATTTGCACTGGTGTGGTAGCGGGTGTGATAGACATTGGCGCATCATGGATGACAGATCTCAAGTTTGGCATCTGTCCACAAGCCTTCTGGTTCAACAGGGAACAATGCTGTTGGTCCAATGATGAAATCACTTTTGATCGTGAGAATTGTTCAGag TGGTTGACATGGCCGCAAGTATTTGGCGAATCCAGGGATGGTCCCGGCGCCTATATTATCAGCTATTTATTCTACATTGTGTGGGCGTTGACTTTTGCGGCTTTGTCAGCTTCACTTGTGCGTATGTTCGCTCCCTACGCTTGTGGATCTG GTATACCTGAGATCAAAACAATCTTGAGCGGTTTCATCATTCGAGGATACTTAGGCAAGTGGACGTTGATCATAAAGTCAGTTGGTTTGATCCTCTCCGTCTCATCGGGCTTATCACTTGGCAAAGAAGGGCCTATGGTTCATATTGCTTGTTGTTTGG GTAATATATTATCGTATTTGTTCCCAAAGTACGGGCGCAATGAAGCCAAGAAGCGTGAGATTTTATCAGCGGCTGCAGCCGCTGGAGTCTCTGTCGCGTTTGGAGCGCCAATCGGTGGTGTACTTTTCAGTCTTGAAGAG GTGTCGTACTACTTCCCATTGAAGACCCTTTGGCGGTCCTTCTTTTGTGCGTTGATAGCGGCCTTTATTCTCCGTTCTATAAATCCATTTGGCAATGAGCACTTGGTACTCTTCTATGTGGAGTACAATAAACCTTGGAAATTCTTTGAGCTGATTCCTTTTGTCGGTCTTGGTATAATCGGG GGTTGCATAGCAACGATATTTATCAAAGCGAACATCTATTGGTGTCGCTACCGTAAATACTCGAAGTTGGGCCAGTACCCGGTCATGGAGGTTTTGGTGATCACCTTAGTAACTGCTATAATCGCGTATCCCAATCCTTACACCCGTATGAACACCAGCCAGTTGATTTACTTGCTTTTCAACCAATGCGGCATCTCCAACACTCCCATATG CGACTACAAGCGCAACTTTACCGACCTAAACACAATAGAGAATGCGGTGGCAGGTGACGGGGTGTATCGGGCCATGTGGCTCCTCACTCTGGCGCTGATCCTCAAGCTAGTGATGACAGTCTTCACTTTCGGCATCAAGGTGCCTTGCGGTCTCTTCATTCCGAGTCTCGCACTCGGTGCTATTCCAGGAAGGATCGTTGGAATCG GTGTGGAACAGCTCGCGAACAAGTACCCAAAGAGTTGGTTGTTTTCTGGGGAGTGTTCGAGTGACGACGACTGCATCACGCCTGGACTTTACGCTATGGTCGGGGCCGCGGCTGTCCTCGGCGGTGTGACGAGGATGACAG tttCGTTGGTGGTGATAATGTTCGAACTGACGGGTGGCGTTCGGTATATCGTGCCCCTGATGGCTGCCGCTATGGCCTCGAAGTGGGTGGGTGATGCCCTGGGCAAACAAGGGATATACGACGCCCACATAGCCCTTAATGGGTATCCCTTCCTCGATAGCAAAGACGAGTTCCAGCATACGTCGCTCGCCGCTGATGTCATGCAACCAAA ACGGAATGAGACGCTGTCTGTAATCACGCAGGATTCGATGACAGTGGATGATGTGGAAACTCTCCTAAAAGAGACGGAACACAACGGATATCCGGTGGTGGTGTCTAAGGAATCTCAATATCTTGTCGGTTTCGTGCTTAGGAGAGACCTAAATCTAGCGATTG cgAACGCTCGTCGCACCATAGAGGGTATAACGGGTCAATCCGTGGTGATATTCGCTGTTGGGGGCGGCCCCACCCTTGCGAGCCCCACCGGGCCGCCGCCTTTGCCCCTGGCCCGTATCCTCGATCTAGCCCCAATCACGGTCACTGACCAAACACCAATGGAGACCGTGGTGGATATGTTCCGTAAGCTCGGCCTCAGACAGACGCTCGTCACGCACAACGG gcgTTTACTAGGAGTCATCACGAAAAAAGATGTTTTAAGGCACGTGAAGCAAATGGACAATGAAGATCCCAACTCGGTCCTTTTCAATTAG
- the LOC123718456 gene encoding H(+)/Cl(-) exchange transporter 3 isoform X8, with product MTTAPRGEADDIPGIGQYEDFHTIDWQRDIARDRMRHRYIVKKRQDSIWDLIKGAHDAWSGWVCVLLVGICTGVVAGVIDIGASWMTDLKFGICPQAFWFNREQCCWSNDEITFDRENCSEWLTWPQVFGESRDGPGAYIISYLFYIVWALTFAALSASLVRMFAPYACGSGIPEIKTILSGFIIRGYLGKWTLIIKSVGLILSVSSGLSLGKEGPMVHIACCLGNILSYLFPKYGRNEAKKREILSAAAAAGVSVAFGAPIGGVLFSLEEVSYYFPLKTLWRSFFCALIAAFILRSINPFGNEHLVLFYVEYNKPWKFFELIPFVGLGIIGGCIATIFIKANIYWCRYRKYSKLGQYPVMEVLVITLVTAIIAYPNPYTRMNTSQLIYLLFNQCGISNTPICDYKRNFTDLNTIENAVAGDGVYRAMWLLTLALILKLVMTVFTFGIKVPCGLFIPSLALGAIPGRIVGIGVEQLANKYPKSWLFSGECSSDDDCITPGLYAMVGAAAVLGGVTRMTVSLVVIMFELTGGVRYIVPLMAAAMASKWVGDALGKQGIYDAHIALNGYPFLDSKDEFQHTSLAADVMQPKRNETLSVITQDSMTVDDVETLLKETEHNGYPVVVSKESQYLVGFVLRRDLNLAIANARRTIEGITGQSVVIFAVGGGPTLASPTGPPPLPLARILDLAPITVTDQTPMETVVDMFRKLGLRQTLVTHNGRLLGVITKKDVLRHVKQMDNEDPNSVLFN from the exons ATGACTACAGCCCCAAGag GTGAAGCTGATGATATTCCTGGTATCGGTCAGTATGAAGATTTCCACACAATTGATTGGCAAAGAGATATTGCCAGGGATCGTATGCGTCATAGGTACATAGTCAAAAAGAGGCAGGACTCCATATGGGATCTTATAAAA gGAGCACACGATGCATGGTCAGGATGGGTGTGCGTTCTTCTAGTGGGTATTTGCACTGGTGTGGTAGCGGGTGTGATAGACATTGGCGCATCATGGATGACAGATCTCAAGTTTGGCATCTGTCCACAAGCCTTCTGGTTCAACAGGGAACAATGCTGTTGGTCCAATGATGAAATCACTTTTGATCGTGAGAATTGTTCAGag TGGTTGACATGGCCGCAAGTATTTGGCGAATCCAGGGATGGTCCCGGCGCCTATATTATCAGCTATTTATTCTACATTGTGTGGGCGTTGACTTTTGCGGCTTTGTCAGCTTCACTTGTGCGTATGTTCGCTCCCTACGCTTGTGGATCTG GTATACCTGAGATCAAAACAATCTTGAGCGGTTTCATCATTCGAGGATACTTAGGCAAGTGGACGTTGATCATAAAGTCAGTTGGTTTGATCCTCTCCGTCTCATCGGGCTTATCACTTGGCAAAGAAGGGCCTATGGTTCATATTGCTTGTTGTTTGG GTAATATATTATCGTATTTGTTCCCAAAGTACGGGCGCAATGAAGCCAAGAAGCGTGAGATTTTATCAGCGGCTGCAGCCGCTGGAGTCTCTGTCGCGTTTGGAGCGCCAATCGGTGGTGTACTTTTCAGTCTTGAAGAG GTGTCGTACTACTTCCCATTGAAGACCCTTTGGCGGTCCTTCTTTTGTGCGTTGATAGCGGCCTTTATTCTCCGTTCTATAAATCCATTTGGCAATGAGCACTTGGTACTCTTCTATGTGGAGTACAATAAACCTTGGAAATTCTTTGAGCTGATTCCTTTTGTCGGTCTTGGTATAATCGGG GGTTGCATAGCAACGATATTTATCAAAGCGAACATCTATTGGTGTCGCTACCGTAAATACTCGAAGTTGGGCCAGTACCCGGTCATGGAGGTTTTGGTGATCACCTTAGTAACTGCTATAATCGCGTATCCCAATCCTTACACCCGTATGAACACCAGCCAGTTGATTTACTTGCTTTTCAACCAATGCGGCATCTCCAACACTCCCATATG CGACTACAAGCGCAACTTTACCGACCTAAACACAATAGAGAATGCGGTGGCAGGTGACGGGGTGTATCGGGCCATGTGGCTCCTCACTCTGGCGCTGATCCTCAAGCTAGTGATGACAGTCTTCACTTTCGGCATCAAGGTGCCTTGCGGTCTCTTCATTCCGAGTCTCGCACTCGGTGCTATTCCAGGAAGGATCGTTGGAATCG GTGTGGAACAGCTCGCGAACAAGTACCCAAAGAGTTGGTTGTTTTCTGGGGAGTGTTCGAGTGACGACGACTGCATCACGCCTGGACTTTACGCTATGGTCGGGGCCGCGGCTGTCCTCGGCGGTGTGACGAGGATGACAG tttCGTTGGTGGTGATAATGTTCGAACTGACGGGTGGCGTTCGGTATATCGTGCCCCTGATGGCTGCCGCTATGGCCTCGAAGTGGGTGGGTGATGCCCTGGGCAAACAAGGGATATACGACGCCCACATAGCCCTTAATGGGTATCCCTTCCTCGATAGCAAAGACGAGTTCCAGCATACGTCGCTCGCCGCTGATGTCATGCAACCAAA ACGGAATGAGACGCTGTCTGTAATCACGCAGGATTCGATGACAGTGGATGATGTGGAAACTCTCCTAAAAGAGACGGAACACAACGGATATCCGGTGGTGGTGTCTAAGGAATCTCAATATCTTGTCGGTTTCGTGCTTAGGAGAGACCTAAATCTAGCGATTG cgAACGCTCGTCGCACCATAGAGGGTATAACGGGTCAATCCGTGGTGATATTCGCTGTTGGGGGCGGCCCCACCCTTGCGAGCCCCACCGGGCCGCCGCCTTTGCCCCTGGCCCGTATCCTCGATCTAGCCCCAATCACGGTCACTGACCAAACACCAATGGAGACCGTGGTGGATATGTTCCGTAAGCTCGGCCTCAGACAGACGCTCGTCACGCACAACGG gcgTTTACTAGGAGTCATCACGAAAAAAGATGTTTTAAGGCACGTGAAGCAAATGGACAATGAAGATCCCAACTCGGTCCTTTTCAATTAG